A window of Candidatus Deferrimicrobiaceae bacterium contains these coding sequences:
- a CDS encoding PilT/PilU family type 4a pilus ATPase — MANKKVKIGEILVSTGLITEEQLKDALNGQRQLGGTLGENLIRLGYLSEEVLLNSLSEQTGLQHINLSRVEIPPSIQRLVHLESVQSHRLLPIGFEQNRLVVGMVDPTDLSALSEVEFQSGYNTKPVILSASHFDQMLKLIQTAGYGVKTLKLSGEKPQRRIPVEANAASLLKALVTFHGQDLHLSAGAIPSLRVDGEIRRLDIPALKPTEVESMVYDLLTPEQKRLFQENLELDFAYSLDGVGRFRCNVYRQRGSLAFTARHVADKIPPATELSIPDFLPEYALRKQGLILITGPNGHGKTTTLANIVDTINREKKANIITIEDPIEYTHRHKNSNVNQREVGTDTLSFADGLRHIFRQNPDVIVIGELRDYESFSIALTAAETGHLVLATMHSLNATAAVDRIIDTFPSGQHSQVRAQLAECLQVVFSQRLLRRASGSGRILAWERMSNSLRVRNAIREGKVHLLRAMMQTNVEELVSIDWSLAELVASGSVKYEEALKYADNATYLNELLRIRGAYR, encoded by the coding sequence ATGGCGAACAAGAAGGTGAAAATCGGGGAAATTCTCGTTTCCACGGGCCTGATCACGGAGGAACAGCTGAAAGATGCGCTCAACGGTCAGAGGCAGCTCGGCGGGACGCTCGGGGAGAACCTGATCCGGCTGGGCTACCTGAGCGAGGAAGTTCTGCTGAACTCCCTTTCCGAACAGACGGGTCTGCAGCATATCAATCTCTCCCGGGTGGAGATCCCCCCCTCGATCCAGCGCCTCGTCCATCTGGAGTCCGTCCAGTCCCATCGGTTGCTGCCCATCGGGTTCGAGCAAAACCGGCTCGTGGTCGGGATGGTCGACCCGACGGACCTGTCGGCCCTCTCCGAGGTGGAGTTCCAGTCGGGGTACAACACGAAGCCGGTGATCCTGTCCGCATCCCATTTCGATCAGATGCTCAAGCTGATCCAGACCGCCGGGTACGGGGTGAAAACCCTCAAGCTCTCCGGGGAGAAACCGCAGCGGCGCATTCCGGTGGAGGCCAACGCCGCAAGCCTTCTCAAGGCCCTGGTGACATTCCACGGGCAGGACCTTCATCTTTCCGCCGGGGCGATCCCGTCCCTCCGTGTGGACGGGGAAATCCGGCGCCTGGACATCCCCGCGCTCAAGCCGACCGAAGTGGAGTCGATGGTCTACGATCTCCTCACGCCGGAACAGAAGCGGCTCTTCCAAGAGAACCTCGAGCTCGATTTCGCCTATTCCCTCGACGGGGTCGGGCGATTCCGCTGCAACGTCTACCGCCAGCGCGGCTCCCTCGCGTTCACCGCCCGGCACGTCGCGGACAAGATTCCCCCCGCCACCGAGCTGAGCATCCCGGATTTCCTTCCCGAGTACGCGTTGCGGAAGCAGGGTCTCATCCTGATCACGGGGCCGAACGGTCACGGCAAGACCACGACCCTGGCCAATATCGTGGACACGATCAACCGGGAGAAGAAGGCGAACATCATCACGATCGAGGACCCGATCGAGTACACGCACCGGCACAAGAACTCGAACGTGAACCAGCGGGAGGTGGGGACCGACACCCTCTCGTTCGCCGACGGGCTCCGTCATATCTTCCGGCAGAACCCCGACGTGATCGTGATCGGCGAGCTGCGGGACTACGAGAGCTTCTCCATCGCTCTCACGGCGGCGGAGACCGGCCATCTCGTCCTGGCGACGATGCACTCCCTCAATGCCACGGCGGCCGTGGACCGAATCATCGACACCTTCCCCTCGGGGCAGCATTCCCAGGTGCGGGCGCAGCTGGCGGAATGCCTCCAGGTGGTCTTCTCGCAGCGCCTCCTCCGGCGTGCGTCCGGGAGCGGGCGCATCCTGGCATGGGAGAGGATGAGCAACTCCCTCCGGGTGCGAAACGCCATCCGCGAGGGGAAGGTCCATCTCCTGCGCGCCATGATGCAGACGAACGTCGAGGAACTGGTGAGCATCGACTGGAGCCTCGCGGAGCTGGTCGCATCGGGGTCGGTGAAGTACGAGGAGGCGCTGAAGTACGCGGACAACGCGACGTACCTCAACGAGCTGCTCAGGATCCGGGGCGCCTACCGGTAG
- a CDS encoding 2-amino-3,7-dideoxy-D-threo-hept-6-ulosonate synthase, which produces MIGKKIRLERIVDRNTRRTVIVPLDHGMTVGPIPGLIQIPPTANLIAEGGANAAIVHRGAAMFGHRGYGKDLGLILHLSASTTLSPDANRKVLVATVEDALRMGADAVSIHVNLGAEDEARMLRDFGTVSTDCQRWGMPLLAMIYTRGPKIRSEFDARYVRHAARVGAEMGADIVKVPYTGSPETFREVVEGCASLVVIAGGEKAESDEDVFRMVKGVMEAGGAGASIGRNVFQHKFPAAMVRAIAAIVHEGATTKEAADIVKRAGK; this is translated from the coding sequence ATGATCGGCAAGAAAATCCGGCTGGAGAGGATCGTCGACCGGAACACCCGGCGAACCGTCATCGTTCCGTTGGACCATGGGATGACCGTCGGTCCCATCCCCGGCCTCATCCAGATCCCCCCCACCGCCAACCTCATCGCCGAGGGGGGCGCCAACGCCGCCATCGTCCACCGCGGCGCCGCCATGTTCGGACACCGCGGCTACGGCAAGGACCTCGGGCTCATCCTCCACCTCTCGGCCAGCACGACGCTTTCTCCGGACGCGAACCGGAAGGTGCTGGTGGCCACGGTGGAGGACGCGCTCCGGATGGGAGCCGACGCGGTGTCGATCCACGTGAATCTCGGTGCCGAGGACGAGGCCCGGATGCTCCGGGATTTCGGAACGGTTTCCACCGACTGCCAGAGGTGGGGGATGCCCCTCCTCGCGATGATCTACACGCGGGGACCGAAGATCCGGAGCGAGTTCGACGCCCGGTACGTCCGGCACGCGGCGCGGGTGGGGGCGGAGATGGGGGCGGACATCGTGAAGGTCCCGTACACGGGGAGCCCCGAGACGTTCCGGGAGGTGGTGGAGGGGTGTGCCTCCCTCGTCGTCATCGCGGGGGGCGAGAAGGCGGAAAGCGACGAGGACGTGTTCCGGATGGTGAAAGGGGTGATGGAGGCGGGCGGGGCCGGCGCCTCCATCGGGCGCAACGTGTTCCAGCACAAGTTCCCGGCCGCGATGGTCCGGGCCATCGCGGCGATCGTCCACGAGGGGGCGACGACGAAGGAAGCGGCCGACATCGTGAAGCGGGCGGGGAAATGA
- a CDS encoding TIGR02757 family protein, with amino-acid sequence MEHLDGSGRLREALKASLRTYGAADLSSDPVRFPHRFEDRADVEVAAFLAASFAFGNVVQILSFLERMFGALGPSPHAALTARRPLSPSRITGLSHRFISGEGVHRFLRCVRAALLEHGSLEALYRRCTEREDCDPRLRMAAFLARFRESWGRRIARERDFLFPDPRKGSACKRHNLFLRWVVRAGDGVDLGIWTALSPRHLIVPLDTHMARLGKWLGLTARNTADWRMAEEITDAFRAVCPEDPVRFDFALTRIGILKACTLPVRGRCGLCPLCVACRMGAIPDRPAPGQGGRARGKKLVLPTLPPVG; translated from the coding sequence CTGTCGTCCGACCCCGTGCGGTTCCCCCACCGATTCGAGGACCGGGCGGACGTCGAGGTCGCCGCGTTTCTGGCGGCCTCCTTCGCTTTCGGCAACGTGGTCCAGATCCTGTCGTTCCTCGAACGAATGTTCGGGGCTCTCGGGCCCTCCCCCCATGCGGCCCTGACCGCGCGGCGCCCCCTCTCCCCGTCTCGGATCACGGGGCTTTCCCACCGGTTCATCTCGGGGGAGGGCGTCCACCGGTTCCTCCGGTGCGTCCGCGCCGCCCTCCTCGAGCACGGTTCCCTGGAAGCCCTCTACCGGCGGTGCACGGAACGCGAAGATTGCGACCCGCGGTTGCGGATGGCCGCTTTTCTGGCCCGTTTCCGGGAATCGTGGGGGAGGAGGATCGCGAGAGAGCGGGATTTCCTCTTTCCCGACCCGCGCAAGGGATCGGCGTGCAAGCGGCACAACCTGTTCCTCCGGTGGGTGGTGCGCGCGGGAGACGGGGTGGATCTCGGAATCTGGACGGCACTCTCCCCGCGGCACCTGATCGTCCCCCTCGACACGCATATGGCGCGATTGGGGAAGTGGTTGGGGCTCACGGCAAGGAACACTGCCGACTGGAGAATGGCCGAAGAGATCACCGACGCGTTCCGGGCGGTCTGCCCGGAAGACCCCGTACGGTTCGACTTCGCCCTGACCCGGATCGGGATCCTCAAGGCCTGCACCCTCCCCGTCCGGGGGAGGTGCGGCCTGTGCCCCCTCTGCGTCGCCTGCCGGATGGGGGCGATCCCGGATCGCCCCGCGCCGGGGCAAGGAGGGCGAGCCCGGGGGAAGAAATTGGTGTTGCCCACCCTTCCCCCTGTGGGATAG